From the Burkholderia ubonensis genome, one window contains:
- a CDS encoding lactonase family protein, whose protein sequence is MPNRLRARDARASTRGFPLRLAHWMKGFAIVLSLSATHAFAQQSSATAPADGVYNLLVGTYTDGGSDGIYVYRFDTKTGSVAPVSSTKTVNPSYLLPSRDGRTVYAVNELPGDNGPADQRGGISAFRFDAKTGALTFIGRVSSEGNDPCYLSLSPDGKYLVTANYSVAANPGGSFAVFPLREDGAVSEAALTVHHAGSGPVKGRQDGAHAHSAVFSPDGRTLFVQDLGADKIFGYRYTVDGSRGLISPTDTRYTPVKAGSGPRHMVFGANGRYAYVTSELTAAVEVFGHQDGKLTPVQTVPMAAPGFKGKVGGAAIHLSPDGRFLYASNRGDANEIVIYAVNPADGRLKTVGRQSSLGRTPREFLIDPTGKWLIVGNQDSDTFYVFRRDAETGKLDANPQKVAVGKPVDFKLVPAL, encoded by the coding sequence ATGCCCAACCGTTTACGCGCACGTGACGCGCGCGCTTCGACCCGAGGGTTTCCGCTTAGGCTCGCGCACTGGATGAAAGGTTTCGCGATCGTGCTTTCCTTATCCGCGACCCATGCGTTCGCGCAACAGTCCTCCGCGACGGCGCCCGCGGACGGCGTCTACAACCTGCTGGTCGGCACCTACACGGACGGCGGCAGCGACGGGATCTACGTGTACCGCTTCGACACGAAGACGGGCAGCGTCGCGCCGGTGTCGTCGACGAAGACCGTCAATCCGTCGTACCTGTTGCCGAGCCGCGACGGCCGCACCGTGTACGCGGTCAACGAGTTGCCCGGCGACAACGGTCCGGCCGACCAGCGCGGCGGCATCAGCGCGTTCCGCTTCGACGCGAAGACGGGCGCGCTGACGTTCATCGGCCGCGTGTCGTCGGAAGGGAACGATCCGTGCTACCTGAGCCTGTCGCCGGACGGCAAGTACCTCGTGACCGCGAACTACTCGGTCGCGGCAAACCCGGGCGGCAGCTTCGCGGTGTTTCCGCTGCGCGAGGACGGCGCGGTGAGCGAGGCCGCGCTGACCGTGCATCACGCAGGCAGCGGGCCCGTGAAGGGGCGCCAGGACGGCGCGCACGCGCACTCGGCGGTGTTCTCGCCGGACGGCCGCACCCTGTTCGTGCAGGATCTCGGCGCGGACAAGATCTTCGGCTATCGCTACACGGTCGACGGCAGCCGCGGCCTGATCAGCCCGACCGACACGCGCTACACGCCCGTGAAGGCGGGGTCGGGCCCGCGCCACATGGTGTTCGGCGCGAACGGCCGCTACGCGTACGTGACGAGCGAGCTGACCGCCGCGGTCGAGGTGTTCGGCCACCAGGACGGCAAGCTGACGCCGGTCCAGACCGTGCCGATGGCCGCGCCCGGCTTCAAGGGCAAGGTCGGCGGCGCGGCGATCCACCTGTCGCCGGACGGCCGCTTCCTGTACGCGAGCAATCGCGGCGACGCGAACGAGATCGTCATCTACGCGGTGAACCCGGCCGACGGGCGCCTGAAGACGGTCGGCCGGCAGTCGAGCCTCGGCAGGACGCCGCGCGAGTTCCTGATCGACCCGACCGGCAAGTGGCTGATCGTCGGCAACCAGGACAGCGACACGTTCTACGTGTTCAGGCGCGACGCCGAAACCGGCAAGCTCGACGCGAACCCGCAGAAGGTCGCGGTCGGCAAGCCGGTCGATTTCAAGCTCGTTCCGGCGCTGTAA